The following are from one region of the Bacillus methanolicus MGA3 genome:
- the flgD gene encoding flagellar hook assembly protein FlgD, producing the protein MTNTIDTSLMLSNNQQNTRKTGTNILGKDDFLKILITQLQNQDPLNPMQDKDFIAQMAQFSTLEQMTNIEKSLENFLKSQEQNYMLQASMLIGKTVTFLDSNNEEKTAVVKSVSFKDGKTLFQLNNNENSSIASSQIIKIE; encoded by the coding sequence ATGACAAATACAATTGATACTTCATTAATGCTGTCAAATAATCAGCAAAATACACGTAAAACTGGTACTAACATTTTAGGAAAAGATGATTTTTTGAAGATTCTCATCACCCAGCTTCAAAATCAGGATCCGTTAAATCCGATGCAGGATAAAGATTTTATTGCCCAAATGGCCCAATTCAGCACGCTTGAACAAATGACAAACATAGAGAAATCGCTCGAAAATTTCTTGAAGTCCCAAGAACAAAACTATATGCTTCAAGCCAGCATGCTGATTGGGAAAACCGTCACCTTTTTAGATTCAAATAATGAGGAAAAAACAGCAGTTGTTAAATCCGTTTCCTTCAAAGATGGGAAAACATTATTTCAGCTTAATAACAACGAAAATTCCAGCATTGCTTCTTCTCAAATTATAAAAATTGAATAA
- the flgG gene encoding flagellar basal body rod protein FlgG: MLRSMYSGISGMKNFQTKLDVIGNNIANVNTYGYKKGRVTFKDMVSQTISGASAPNGTSMGGTNPKQVGLGSQLSTIDTIDTQGSLQTTGRVLDLGIQGDGYFQVQKDGTTYYTRAGNFYFDKDGNLVTGSGEFVLDTNNKKITIPINDVESLSIGQDGVISYVEGGTLKTGPQIAVVRFKNNGGLEKVGNNLYKSTTNSGDPSQTKTPGSSGAGTIVSGTLEMSNVDLSEEFTEMITAQRGFQANTRIITTSDEILQELVNLKR; the protein is encoded by the coding sequence ATGCTGCGTTCAATGTACTCCGGAATCAGCGGAATGAAAAACTTCCAAACAAAATTAGATGTCATTGGCAACAACATCGCCAACGTAAATACATATGGTTACAAAAAAGGCCGTGTGACGTTTAAGGATATGGTTAGTCAAACCATTTCAGGCGCAAGCGCCCCTAACGGTACTTCAATGGGTGGAACGAACCCGAAGCAAGTCGGTTTAGGTTCACAGCTTTCAACTATCGATACAATTGATACACAAGGAAGTTTGCAGACGACAGGAAGAGTGTTGGATTTAGGAATTCAAGGAGACGGCTATTTTCAAGTTCAAAAAGATGGAACGACTTATTATACAAGAGCCGGAAATTTTTATTTCGATAAAGACGGAAACTTAGTTACAGGCTCCGGAGAATTTGTTCTTGATACTAACAATAAAAAGATTACTATCCCTATCAACGACGTGGAAAGCTTAAGCATAGGACAAGATGGAGTAATTTCATATGTCGAAGGCGGTACATTAAAAACAGGACCGCAAATTGCGGTTGTCCGCTTCAAAAATAACGGGGGATTAGAAAAGGTTGGAAATAATTTATACAAAAGCACGACGAACTCTGGAGATCCTTCGCAAACAAAAACCCCGGGTTCGAGCGGAGCCGGCACAATCGTTTCCGGCACTTTAGAAATGTCCAATGTCGATCTTTCTGAGGAGTTCACGGAAATGATTACTGCTCAGCGCGGTTTCCAGGCAAATACTCGAATCATTACAACATCTGATGAGATTTTGCAAGAACTTGTAAACTTGAAACGCTGA
- a CDS encoding flagellar FlbD family protein: MIKVTRLNGKPFLINAIYIETVESFPDTTITLTNGRKYVVKETEDRVLELVAKFYQSVNLLGQPLEEIEDEE; the protein is encoded by the coding sequence TTGATTAAGGTGACAAGACTGAATGGAAAACCTTTTCTCATTAATGCCATATACATAGAAACGGTAGAATCGTTTCCTGATACGACCATTACACTGACAAACGGCCGCAAATATGTCGTGAAGGAGACAGAAGACCGCGTCTTGGAATTGGTTGCGAAATTCTATCAATCTGTCAACCTTCTTGGACAACCGTTGGAGGAAATTGAGGATGAAGAATAA
- the fliL gene encoding flagellar basal body-associated protein FliL has protein sequence MKNNKLLKIMFILLVAITLAGAAAVVAVLKFTGDKEHKEPTIDEVLAVSVDVKDIVTNLASDDFIRISFKMQTDSKDAKEELEKRDFQVRNIIIQELSEKKAEDLRGKEGKQKLEEDLKEKINSLMQEGKVVRVYITESLLQ, from the coding sequence ATGAAGAATAATAAGCTATTAAAAATTATGTTCATCTTGCTGGTTGCTATCACCCTTGCAGGGGCTGCTGCGGTTGTGGCCGTATTGAAATTTACAGGCGACAAAGAACATAAAGAGCCGACAATTGATGAAGTGCTTGCTGTGTCAGTTGATGTGAAGGATATTGTTACGAATCTTGCCAGCGATGACTTTATTAGAATTTCATTTAAAATGCAAACAGATAGTAAAGATGCAAAAGAAGAATTAGAGAAACGTGATTTTCAAGTGAGAAATATCATTATTCAAGAATTATCCGAGAAAAAAGCGGAAGATCTTCGAGGAAAAGAAGGAAAACAAAAACTAGAAGAGGACTTAAAAGAAAAAATTAACAGCCTGATGCAGGAAGGAAAGGTTGTTAGGGTATATATCACCGAATCTCTCCTCCAATAA
- the fliM gene encoding flagellar motor switch protein FliM, which translates to MSGEILSQSEIDALLSALSTGEMNADELKKEQTEKKVKVYDFKRALRFSKDQIRSLTRIHENFARLLTTFFSAQLRTYVQISVASADQIPFEEFIRSIPKMTILNVFEVPPLDGRIIMEVNPNVAYAMMDRMMGGRGTSFNKVDNLTEIEEKIMSTTFERAFEYLQEAWASVADIDPILTEFEVNPQFLQMISPNETVVVISLNTTIGETSGMINICIPHIVLEPIIPKLSVHYWMQTEKKDREPVEIAVLEKRIQNADVPVIAELGTSEISIQEFLMLDVGDVIELNQAIDQPLLIKIGEIPKFLGQPGKVNKKLAVQVLDTLKGEDDDNERSYALSR; encoded by the coding sequence ATGTCTGGAGAGATATTATCGCAAAGTGAAATTGATGCCCTGTTGTCTGCTCTTTCTACAGGTGAGATGAATGCGGATGAATTAAAAAAGGAACAAACAGAGAAAAAAGTGAAGGTTTATGATTTTAAGAGGGCACTGCGCTTTTCAAAAGATCAAATTCGAAGTTTAACCCGCATTCATGAGAATTTTGCAAGATTACTAACGACGTTTTTCTCTGCTCAGCTTAGGACATATGTACAAATTAGTGTGGCGTCAGCCGACCAGATTCCTTTTGAAGAGTTTATTCGTTCCATTCCAAAAATGACAATCTTAAATGTTTTTGAAGTTCCTCCGCTTGATGGGCGAATCATTATGGAAGTGAATCCTAATGTCGCTTACGCGATGATGGACCGAATGATGGGAGGAAGAGGGACAAGTTTTAACAAAGTTGATAACTTGACTGAAATTGAAGAAAAAATCATGTCAACCACATTTGAACGCGCATTTGAATACTTGCAAGAGGCATGGGCATCGGTTGCAGATATTGATCCCATTTTGACTGAGTTTGAAGTAAATCCCCAGTTTTTGCAAATGATATCACCCAATGAAACAGTCGTTGTAATCTCATTGAATACGACCATTGGGGAAACGAGCGGAATGATCAATATTTGTATTCCACACATCGTACTGGAGCCTATCATTCCAAAGCTTTCGGTACATTACTGGATGCAAACTGAGAAAAAAGACAGAGAACCAGTGGAAATTGCTGTGCTAGAGAAGCGAATCCAAAATGCCGATGTCCCTGTGATCGCGGAACTCGGGACTTCAGAAATATCGATACAGGAATTTTTGATGTTGGATGTTGGGGATGTGATTGAATTGAATCAAGCAATTGATCAACCGCTCTTAATAAAGATCGGTGAAATCCCTAAATTTTTAGGGCAGCCAGGTAAAGTAAATAAAAAATTAGCCGTTCAAGTGTTAGATACATTGAAGGGGGAAGACGATGATAATGAGCGATCATATGCTCTCTCAAGATGA
- the fliY gene encoding flagellar motor switch phosphatase FliY yields the protein MMSDHMLSQDEIDALLRGTDSDDTEYPAAPHLHAEDYLSLMEKDALGEIGNISFGSSATALSTLLNQKVEITTPEVSVVYRRQLPEEFPHPYVAILVNYTEGFSGSNLLVIKQSDAAIIADLMLGGDGLNPSEMMDEIRMSAVQEAMNQMMGSAATSMSTIFNKKVDISPPSIDILDFLNEEGTERVPNDDMLVKVSFRLKIGELIDSNIMQLLPVEFAKNLVKELLNPEEQSIETSEKMQKTIASATDRQAPIELSEENQGQENYSGHYDNKQQGGHAQSYASHSLHHGQQMHGNWQPNQHAYSAPVQGRGMDYQTEPVHDRSGFQATRNQPNVQPAVFSNFEPYQIQETESKNLNLLLDIPLQITVELGRTKRSVKEILDISAGSIIELDKLAGEPVDILVNNRLIAKGEVVVIDENFGVRVTDIISQSDRINKLR from the coding sequence ATAATGAGCGATCATATGCTCTCTCAAGATGAAATTGATGCCTTATTAAGAGGCACTGATAGTGATGATACAGAATACCCGGCTGCTCCTCATTTACATGCAGAGGATTACCTCTCATTAATGGAGAAGGATGCTTTAGGGGAAATTGGAAATATTTCGTTTGGAAGCTCCGCTACTGCTTTATCTACTTTGTTAAATCAAAAAGTAGAGATCACAACTCCGGAGGTTTCCGTCGTTTACAGACGACAACTGCCAGAAGAGTTTCCACACCCATATGTTGCAATCTTGGTAAACTATACAGAAGGTTTTTCAGGAAGCAATTTACTAGTCATTAAACAATCAGATGCAGCAATTATTGCAGATTTAATGCTTGGCGGAGATGGGCTTAATCCTTCTGAAATGATGGATGAAATTCGGATGAGTGCTGTTCAGGAAGCCATGAATCAGATGATGGGTTCGGCTGCGACAAGCATGTCAACCATTTTCAACAAAAAGGTAGATATTTCACCCCCTTCCATCGATATCTTAGATTTTCTCAATGAGGAAGGAACGGAACGAGTCCCTAATGACGATATGCTTGTAAAGGTTTCATTCCGCCTTAAAATTGGAGAACTGATCGATTCAAATATTATGCAGCTTCTCCCAGTCGAGTTTGCGAAAAATTTGGTAAAAGAGTTGCTCAATCCGGAAGAACAATCAATTGAAACATCAGAAAAAATGCAGAAAACAATTGCGAGTGCAACAGACAGACAAGCTCCTATCGAACTGTCCGAAGAAAACCAAGGACAGGAAAATTATTCGGGCCATTATGACAATAAGCAGCAAGGAGGACATGCTCAAAGCTATGCATCCCATTCATTGCATCATGGACAGCAAATGCATGGGAACTGGCAGCCGAATCAACATGCATATTCTGCACCGGTTCAGGGAAGGGGTATGGATTATCAAACCGAGCCAGTACATGACAGATCCGGATTTCAAGCAACAAGAAATCAGCCAAATGTTCAACCGGCAGTTTTTTCAAATTTTGAGCCATATCAGATTCAGGAAACTGAATCCAAGAATCTAAATTTACTGCTTGATATTCCGTTGCAAATAACAGTTGAACTTGGAAGAACGAAAAGATCTGTAAAAGAAATATTAGACATTTCGGCTGGGTCCATCATCGAACTTGATAAACTGGCAGGAGAGCCAGTCGATATTTTAGTTAATAACCGTCTGATTGCAAAAGGTGAAGTTGTTGTTATCGATGAAAACTTCGGTGTCCGGGTTACCGACATTATCAGCCAGAGTGATCGCATTAATAAACTGAGATAA
- a CDS encoding response regulator: protein MAQKILIVDDAAFMRMMIKDILTKNGYEVVGEAADGLQAVEKYKELQPDLVTMDITMPEMDGITALKEIKKIDPNAKVIMCSAMGQQAMVIDAIQAGAKDFIVKPFQADRVLEAISKTLG, encoded by the coding sequence ATGGCACAAAAAATTTTAATAGTTGATGATGCTGCATTCATGCGAATGATGATAAAAGATATTTTAACGAAAAACGGGTATGAAGTTGTCGGTGAAGCAGCTGACGGCTTGCAAGCAGTCGAAAAATACAAGGAACTTCAGCCCGATTTAGTAACGATGGATATTACGATGCCGGAAATGGATGGGATCACTGCGCTTAAAGAGATTAAGAAAATAGACCCGAATGCAAAGGTTATCATGTGCTCGGCTATGGGACAGCAAGCAATGGTGATCGATGCCATTCAAGCAGGAGCAAAAGATTTTATTGTAAAACCATTTCAGGCCGATCGTGTTTTAGAAGCAATTTCTAAGACTTTAGGATAA
- a CDS encoding flagellar biosynthetic protein FliO, which translates to MQKLRLIGKVALLVLLALLGSRSWAFAEQVNNSVKDCIEHPDRCEENSVLNKHEKQSKAGGDPVGLNVWDFFRMIFATLFVVALLYFILKLINKKTMVYKRTQLIENIGGANLGGNRSIQMVKVGNRLLVVGVGENIQLLKEIDDPDEFRQIITEYNDKMEQLVQPSDFVTKVIQRTRKTFAAKEDHSQFKMLLKKQLDELKNERKKFFEGMEQKGKDER; encoded by the coding sequence TTGCAAAAATTAAGATTGATAGGTAAAGTGGCGCTTCTTGTTTTACTTGCTTTGCTTGGCTCACGAAGCTGGGCTTTTGCAGAGCAAGTAAATAATAGTGTGAAAGATTGTATTGAACATCCCGATCGCTGTGAAGAAAATTCTGTGCTTAATAAACATGAAAAACAATCAAAAGCAGGCGGAGATCCTGTTGGACTAAATGTGTGGGATTTCTTCAGAATGATTTTTGCAACACTTTTTGTAGTGGCGCTTCTTTATTTTATTCTCAAGCTGATCAATAAAAAAACGATGGTATACAAGCGCACCCAATTAATAGAAAACATAGGGGGTGCGAATCTCGGAGGAAACCGGTCGATTCAAATGGTTAAGGTGGGAAACCGGCTTCTGGTTGTCGGCGTAGGTGAAAACATCCAGCTGTTAAAAGAAATAGACGATCCTGATGAGTTTCGTCAAATCATCACAGAATACAACGACAAAATGGAACAGCTTGTTCAACCAAGCGATTTTGTGACAAAGGTGATTCAAAGAACAAGGAAGACATTTGCTGCTAAAGAGGATCACAGTCAATTCAAAATGCTTCTAAAGAAGCAATTAGATGAGTTGAAAAATGAAAGGAAAAAATTTTTTGAAGGTATGGAACAGAAAGGGAAAGACGAACGATGA
- the fliP gene encoding flagellar type III secretion system pore protein FliP (The bacterial flagellar biogenesis protein FliP forms a type III secretion system (T3SS)-type pore required for flagellar assembly.), with amino-acid sequence MNEFIQFFSNSSPENVSVSVKLLLLLTVLSLAPSILILMTCFTRIVIVLSFVRTALATQQMPPTQVLIGLSLFLTFFVMAPTFEKVNEEALTPLFNNKITLEEAYDRASVPFKEFMSAHTRQKDLALFLDYSKAERPKSIQDIPLTTLVPAFAISELKTAFQIGFMIFIPFLVIDMVVSSVLMSMGMMMLPPVMISLPFKILLFIMVDGWYLVVKSLLQSF; translated from the coding sequence ATGAACGAATTTATACAATTCTTTAGCAACAGTTCCCCAGAAAACGTTTCTGTTTCTGTTAAACTTCTTTTACTTTTGACTGTTCTCTCTTTAGCTCCCAGCATACTTATTTTGATGACCTGCTTTACAAGAATTGTCATTGTTCTTTCCTTTGTCAGAACGGCGCTTGCTACACAGCAAATGCCGCCAACTCAAGTGCTGATTGGATTGTCTCTGTTTTTAACATTTTTTGTAATGGCTCCTACTTTTGAGAAAGTAAACGAAGAGGCGCTGACTCCTCTGTTTAATAATAAAATTACTTTGGAAGAGGCTTACGATCGGGCAAGTGTGCCATTTAAAGAGTTTATGAGCGCCCATACAAGACAGAAAGACCTTGCCCTTTTCTTAGATTATTCAAAGGCAGAACGTCCGAAGTCTATACAGGATATACCGTTGACGACGCTCGTTCCAGCTTTTGCAATTTCTGAATTAAAGACGGCTTTTCAAATTGGTTTTATGATTTTTATTCCTTTTTTAGTGATCGATATGGTGGTGTCAAGTGTTTTAATGTCGATGGGAATGATGATGCTTCCGCCTGTTATGATTTCGCTCCCATTCAAAATATTACTATTTATCATGGTAGACGGTTGGTATTTAGTTGTTAAATCTCTTTTACAAAGCTTTTAA
- the fliQ gene encoding flagellar biosynthesis protein FliQ produces the protein MTSEAVISIAEQGIYTVLMISGPLLLLSLVVGLIISIFQATTQIQEQTLAFIPKIVAVLLGVVIFGPWMLSHMLSYANEIFSNLTRFIG, from the coding sequence ATGACTTCTGAAGCTGTCATTTCGATTGCCGAACAGGGCATCTACACAGTATTGATGATAAGCGGTCCATTATTGCTCCTTTCATTAGTTGTAGGTTTGATTATAAGTATTTTTCAAGCAACGACACAAATTCAGGAACAAACGCTGGCATTTATTCCGAAAATAGTTGCCGTATTGCTTGGTGTGGTCATTTTTGGACCATGGATGCTAAGCCATATGCTGTCATATGCAAATGAAATTTTTTCGAATTTAACGAGATTTATAGGATGA